AACCGTGGTCAACGAGAATAATCCGGAGGATGCGCGATCGCTATTGGCCTATTACAACAGGGAACAGTACCCCGGAGTGGAAAGCCCATTTTACGGTGCCTATTTTTCCAATTCCTTTGCACCCCCTGGGGATGATATGGACGATAAACCCAAATATGAAAAAGACGAAACCTTGGGTAAGTATGTCATTGTAAACAGCTATAAGGATGCTTTACAAAGTCCCAATAAAAAACATGTAGGTCTCCTTCCACGACTTTGGAGTGAGCAGCATGCAGAAAATTATATGCGCTATTTTGGACGGCTAAATTTTAGGATAAAGCCGGAATACATTTCCCAGAATGAACTTAGGGACGCCGTAAACCAGTTTAAACAACTGGACGCCCAGGGGGAAATCGATACGGAACAGTACATGCAGTTCCTTAGAAGTTTTTCGGACTATATCGATGTGCAACCCCCGAGCTTGGGACAAAACCTAAATTACCTTCTTGAATTTCAGTGGAGTTATATGTACATGCGCTATTTCATGTGGAATTTTGTAGGTAGGCAAAATGATGTGCAGGGACGGTACGATGAAAATGGGCATTGGCTGAGTGGCATCAAATTTTTGGACGCCCTGCGATTGGGCAGTCAGGAAAACCTTCCCAGTGATGTCCTGGACAATAAGGCAAGAAACACCTATTTCTTTTTGCCGCTGTTGTTGGGTATCATCGGAATCGTATTTCAAATTTCCCGTAACCCAAAACAGTTCTGGGTGCTTTTTGTGTTTTTCATGTTCACGGGCTTCGCCATTCAGTTTTACACCAATCCCTATATTTTTCAACCCCGGGAACGGGACTATTCCCTGGTGGGTTCGTTCTTTATCTTCTGTATTTGGATAGGATTGGGGGTTTATGGATTGTTTGAGGAAATCAAAAAACTACTCAAGCCAAAACTGGCGGCCCCTATGGCCACCATACTCTGCCTATTGGCCGTACCGGTATTGATGGCCTTCCAGAATTGGGACGACCATGACCGTTCCGGTCGGTATACCGCCCGTTCCACGGCAAAGGCCTATTTGGATTCCTGTCAGGAAGATGCGGGTGCCATTTTGTTCACCATTGGGGATAATGACACTTTTCCACTTTGGTATGCACAGGAAATTGAAGGACACCGCACAGATGTTCGTGTTGTGAACACCAGTCTTTTTGCGACGGACTGGTATATTGACCAAATGAAGCGAAGGGCCTATGAGAGTGACCCCATTCCCTCTCAACTTACCCATGACAAATACAGTTATGGAACCCGTGATGCCATTTATTTTCAGCCCATCACCGAAAGCAGATGGAACATTAAGGATTTCATGAACTGGGTGGGCAGTGACAAACCTCAGACCAAATTCAAACATTTGTTCGAGAAACAGGGAAGGGAAGTAAGTGACTATCCGGCAAGCACATTGGAAATTGTGTATTACCCCACCAATAAGGTCAGGGTCCCGGTCAATAAAAAAAATGTATTGGAAAGTGGGCTGGTCAAGGAAAAGGACAGTGCTTTGATTGTGGACTATATTGATATTGACCTTCCCGAAAGCGCCCTGACCAAACAACGTATCCTGATGTTGGATCTTCTGGCCAACAATGACTGGAAACGGCCTATCTATTTCTCAGGGGGAAGTTTTGACAGTGCTGAATATATATGGATGAAGGATTACCTCCAGTTGGACGGCCTGGTCTATAAACTGGTACCCATTAAAACCGAAAACAGGAGTCCTTTTGATATGGGACGGATCGATACCGACCTGATGTACGAAATTGTTGAAAAATGGGAGTGGGGCAATTCTTCCGACCTGGACATTTACCATGATCCCCAGACGCGCTCCCAGGGACTGTCCTATAGAAGTAACCTGGCGCGATTGAGCGAGCAACTTATTGCGGAAGGAAAGATTGACAAGGCCAAGGACATTATTGATCTGGCCATGACCCATATGCCCTTTGAGCGTTTTGGCTTCTACACCTTTGTCGAACCTTTTCTCGATGGTTATTACAAAGTTGGTGAGCAGCAAAAGGCCAGGGAATTGTTTGAAAAACTGAAAAAAGTATATCAAGAGCGGTTAAGATACTATGCAGGAATTCCAAGGGATGAGCAATATGCAAAAATTGAGGATATTTTGACCAATTTGGAAGCGTATCAACGTATTGTCTAC
The sequence above is a segment of the Muricauda sp. SCSIO 64092 genome. Coding sequences within it:
- a CDS encoding DUF2723 domain-containing protein — its product is MFAKNYQKWNTILGWVSFTIAIITYFLTVEPTGSFWDAGEYITTSAKLQVGHPPGAPLLQMIGAVFALFAFGEASKVALMVNIVSVVSSAFAVLFTFWIITNLTRKLIAKKSKVSNSKAMAIFGSGLVGALAFTYSDSFWFNAVETEVYAMASFIMALLLWLGLKWVDNLENERGNKWLLLICFVVGLVFGIQFMGFLAIPSIGLLYYFKKYKKTTVKNFLVANILVVGILMLVYKFSLTYVLKLFGWSEVFFINEVGLPFNSGTLIMGMVFLAVFYFALRYTRKNGFEIGNLITLCLMFLILGFSSWLLLPIRANAKTVVNENNPEDARSLLAYYNREQYPGVESPFYGAYFSNSFAPPGDDMDDKPKYEKDETLGKYVIVNSYKDALQSPNKKHVGLLPRLWSEQHAENYMRYFGRLNFRIKPEYISQNELRDAVNQFKQLDAQGEIDTEQYMQFLRSFSDYIDVQPPSLGQNLNYLLEFQWSYMYMRYFMWNFVGRQNDVQGRYDENGHWLSGIKFLDALRLGSQENLPSDVLDNKARNTYFFLPLLLGIIGIVFQISRNPKQFWVLFVFFMFTGFAIQFYTNPYIFQPRERDYSLVGSFFIFCIWIGLGVYGLFEEIKKLLKPKLAAPMATILCLLAVPVLMAFQNWDDHDRSGRYTARSTAKAYLDSCQEDAGAILFTIGDNDTFPLWYAQEIEGHRTDVRVVNTSLFATDWYIDQMKRRAYESDPIPSQLTHDKYSYGTRDAIYFQPITESRWNIKDFMNWVGSDKPQTKFKHLFEKQGREVSDYPASTLEIVYYPTNKVRVPVNKKNVLESGLVKEKDSALIVDYIDIDLPESALTKQRILMLDLLANNDWKRPIYFSGGSFDSAEYIWMKDYLQLDGLVYKLVPIKTENRSPFDMGRIDTDLMYEIVEKWEWGNSSDLDIYHDPQTRSQGLSYRSNLARLSEQLIAEGKIDKAKDIIDLAMTHMPFERFGFYTFVEPFLDGYYKVGEQQKARELFEKLKKVYQERLRYYAGIPRDEQYAKIEDILTNLEAYQRIVYILSDNTDMEYSEKESLTLKEYISLFDDFVDDGEEYYEETFGPDPDVMDSVPLDTVPNTTDSLLVDDEGQ